From Candidatus Nitricoxidivorans perseverans, the proteins below share one genomic window:
- the dksA gene encoding RNA polymerase-binding protein DksA — protein sequence MAEDFLHKQFPPYVPKKGEEFMNSKQLAHFRKILESLKSELLGDIERTVHTMQDEATVFADPNDRASQESDIALELRNRDRERKLIKKIDESITRIDSGEYGYCNSCGVEIGLKRLEARPTATLCIDCKELEERRERQMAK from the coding sequence ATGGCCGAAGATTTTCTGCACAAACAGTTCCCGCCCTATGTGCCCAAGAAAGGCGAGGAATTCATGAACAGCAAGCAGTTGGCGCACTTCCGGAAAATACTGGAATCGCTCAAGTCCGAGCTGCTCGGTGACATCGAGCGCACCGTCCACACGATGCAAGACGAGGCCACGGTGTTCGCCGACCCCAACGACCGAGCCAGCCAGGAATCCGATATCGCCCTGGAGCTGCGCAACCGCGACCGGGAACGCAAGCTGATCAAGAAGATCGACGAGTCCATTACCCGGATCGACAGCGGCGAATACGGCTACTGCAACAGTTGCGGCGTCGAAATCGGCCTGAAACGCCTGGAAGCCCGCCCGACAGCGACGCTGTGCATCGACTGCAAGGAACTGGAGGAGAGACGGGAGAGGCAAATGGCGAAGTAA
- the dapD gene encoding 2,3,4,5-tetrahydropyridine-2,6-dicarboxylate N-succinyltransferase, whose translation MHELQQTIDQAWEDRASLQPGAAPARIGEAVAHILNELDEGRLRVAEKIDGEWVTHQWIKKAVLLSFRLEDNALLDGGALRWFDKVPTKFAHYDTHTFQKGGFRAVPGAVARHGAFIGRNVVLMPSFVNIGAYVDEGSMVDTWASVGSCAQIGKHVHLSGGVGIGGVLEPLQANPTVIGDNCFIGARSEIVEGVVVEDNCVISMGVFIGQSTKIYDRVTGEVSHGRVPAGSVVVSGSLPSSDGRYSLYCAVIVKKVDAQTRAKTSINELLRD comes from the coding sequence ATGCACGAGCTGCAACAGACCATCGACCAGGCGTGGGAAGACCGCGCCAGCCTCCAGCCCGGCGCCGCGCCAGCCCGCATCGGCGAGGCCGTCGCGCACATCCTGAACGAGCTGGATGAGGGGCGGCTGCGCGTTGCCGAGAAGATCGACGGAGAATGGGTCACGCACCAGTGGATCAAGAAGGCCGTGCTGCTTTCCTTCCGCCTGGAGGATAATGCCCTGCTGGACGGCGGCGCACTGCGCTGGTTCGACAAGGTGCCGACCAAATTCGCCCATTACGACACGCACACCTTCCAGAAGGGCGGTTTCCGGGCGGTGCCCGGCGCCGTGGCCCGGCACGGCGCCTTCATCGGCAGGAACGTCGTGCTGATGCCCAGCTTCGTGAACATCGGCGCCTACGTCGACGAAGGCTCCATGGTCGACACCTGGGCCAGCGTGGGCTCCTGCGCCCAGATCGGCAAGCATGTGCATCTGTCCGGCGGCGTCGGCATCGGCGGCGTCCTGGAACCGCTCCAGGCCAACCCGACCGTCATCGGCGACAACTGCTTCATCGGCGCCCGCTCGGAGATCGTCGAGGGCGTCGTCGTCGAGGACAACTGCGTCATCTCCATGGGCGTATTCATCGGCCAGAGCACCAAGATCTACGACCGCGTCACCGGCGAGGTCAGCCACGGCCGCGTGCCGGCCGGCTCGGTGGTCGTCAGCGGCAGCCTGCCCTCCTCCGACGGCCGCTACAGCCTGTACTGCGCCGTCATCGTCAAGAAGGTCGATGCCCAGACCCGCGCCAAGACATCGATCAACGAATTGTTGCGCGACTGA
- the prmB gene encoding 50S ribosomal protein L3 N(5)-glutamine methyltransferase, whose protein sequence is MTTVSDELMTVRDWLRWAISRFNEAGLFFGHGTDNAHDEAAWLILHALHLPPDCLEPFLDARLTAVERLAVFNILQQRISRRLPAAYLAQEAWLGNFRFYVDERVIVPRSYFAGLLAEGLAPWVADPDAIEYALDLCTGSGCLAILMAHAFPAVRIDAVDISADALDVARRNVADYELQDRIRLVRSDLLNALEGCRYDLIVCNPPYVTAAAMDALPAEYRHEPALALASGTDGLDAVRRLIKDAGRHLTENGLLLVEVGHNADLVEAAFPDIPFTWIDAPGGEGKIFLVAREQLQGDWGG, encoded by the coding sequence ATGACAACCGTTTCCGACGAACTGATGACCGTCCGCGACTGGCTGCGCTGGGCCATCAGCCGGTTCAACGAGGCGGGGCTGTTCTTCGGCCACGGCACCGACAACGCCCACGACGAAGCGGCCTGGCTGATCCTGCACGCGCTGCACCTGCCCCCGGACTGTCTGGAACCCTTCCTGGACGCGCGGCTGACGGCCGTCGAGCGGCTGGCGGTGTTCAATATCCTACAGCAGCGGATCAGCCGCCGCCTGCCGGCCGCCTATCTCGCGCAGGAAGCCTGGCTGGGAAATTTCCGTTTTTACGTGGATGAGCGGGTGATCGTGCCGCGATCCTATTTCGCCGGCCTGCTGGCCGAGGGACTGGCGCCCTGGGTCGCCGATCCGGATGCCATCGAATACGCCCTCGACCTGTGCACAGGCTCCGGCTGCCTGGCGATCCTGATGGCCCACGCATTTCCCGCCGTCCGCATCGATGCTGTCGACATTTCCGCCGATGCCCTCGACGTGGCCCGCCGCAACGTGGCCGACTACGAATTGCAGGACCGCATCCGGCTGGTGCGGTCAGACCTCCTGAACGCGCTTGAAGGCTGCCGCTATGACCTGATCGTCTGCAACCCCCCCTACGTCACCGCCGCGGCGATGGACGCCCTGCCCGCCGAATACCGCCACGAGCCTGCACTCGCGCTGGCGTCGGGCACAGACGGCCTCGATGCGGTGCGTCGCCTGATCAAGGATGCCGGACGGCATCTCACCGAAAACGGCCTGCTGCTGGTCGAGGTCGGCCACAACGCCGATCTGGTCGAGGCCGCCTTTCCCGACATCCCATTCACATGGATCGACGCCCCCGGCGGGGAGGGCAAGATATTCCTCGTGGCGAGGGAACAACTGCAAGGGGATTGGGGTGGCTGA
- a CDS encoding PilT/PilU family type 4a pilus ATPase, with amino-acid sequence MIFDKLFQLMAEKNASDIFVSAGTPIHIKIQGTAVPINQQVMDPATIRKMAYEMLTSEQIRHFEEIKEINFSIGVNDVGNFRVNMFWQRNSIAVVVRFITNVIPRIEELSLPAVLSDIIMEKRGLVLVVGATGSGKSTTIAAMLDHRNSSRTGHILTVEDPIEFLFKHKKSIVNQREVGIDTLSWDEALKNAMRQAPDCILIGEIRDKETMSAAIAYAQTGHLCLATLHANNAYHAMNRIINFFPLENRTSLYLDLSATLKAIISQRLVKKPNGQRAPSVEILLNTRHIAELIEKGEINGIKEAMEQSMAPGSQTFEQDLFRLYREGTVTLEEALANADSPTNLSWLINNSQIIEAQGDAASPPAPSTEGGAANAGGASFTEFTLNMDS; translated from the coding sequence ATGATCTTCGACAAGCTGTTCCAGCTGATGGCCGAGAAGAACGCCTCGGACATTTTCGTGTCCGCCGGCACGCCGATCCACATCAAGATCCAGGGCACGGCAGTCCCGATCAACCAGCAGGTCATGGACCCGGCCACCATCCGGAAGATGGCCTATGAAATGCTGACGTCGGAACAGATCCGCCATTTCGAGGAAATCAAGGAGATCAACTTCTCCATCGGCGTGAACGACGTCGGCAACTTCCGCGTCAACATGTTCTGGCAGCGCAATTCCATCGCCGTCGTGGTGCGATTCATCACCAACGTGATCCCCAGGATCGAGGAACTGTCGCTGCCCGCTGTGCTCTCCGACATCATCATGGAGAAGCGCGGTCTGGTGCTGGTGGTGGGCGCCACCGGCTCGGGCAAGTCAACAACCATCGCCGCCATGCTGGACCACCGCAACAGCAGCAGGACCGGCCATATTCTGACGGTGGAGGATCCGATCGAGTTCCTCTTCAAGCACAAGAAGTCGATCGTCAATCAGCGCGAGGTCGGCATCGATACCCTGTCCTGGGACGAGGCCCTGAAAAACGCCATGCGCCAGGCGCCCGACTGCATCCTGATCGGTGAGATCCGCGACAAGGAAACCATGAGCGCGGCCATCGCCTACGCCCAGACCGGCCATCTCTGCCTGGCGACGTTGCATGCCAACAACGCCTACCATGCGATGAACCGCATCATCAACTTCTTCCCGCTGGAGAACCGCACCTCCCTGTACCTGGACCTTTCGGCGACCCTGAAGGCGATCATCTCCCAGCGCCTGGTCAAAAAACCGAACGGCCAGCGCGCGCCCTCGGTCGAAATCCTGCTCAACACCCGCCACATCGCCGAGCTGATCGAAAAGGGCGAAATCAACGGCATCAAGGAAGCCATGGAGCAGAGCATGGCGCCGGGATCGCAGACCTTCGAACAGGATCTGTTCCGGCTCTACAGGGAGGGCACCGTCACCCTGGAGGAGGCGCTGGCCAACGCCGATTCGCCGACCAACCTGTCCTGGCTGATCAACAACTCGCAGATCATCGAGGCCCAGGGCGACGCCGCCTCGCCGCCCGCGCCCTCCACGGAAGGGGGCGCGGCCAATGCGGGCGGCGCATCCTTCACCGAATTCACGCTCAACATGGATTCGTGA
- the dapE gene encoding succinyl-diaminopimelate desuccinylase, with amino-acid sequence MAGNPILDLACELIARRSVTPDDAGCLDLIEDRLAPLGFSCERIDAGGVSNLWARRGKAAPLVCLAGHTDVVPPGSAAQWAFDPFAPAVRDGMLAGRGAADMKSSLAAFVVAVERFIAARPGHSGSIALLLTSDEEGDATDGTVRVVEILRARGETLDHCIVGEPTSVERLGDTIKNGRRGSLSGRLVVRGVQGHVAYPERVRNPIHQAAPALAELAATRWDEGNDFFPPTSFQVSNIHGGTGATNVVPDAVDILFNFRFSTASTAEGLKSRVLAVLDRHGLEYAIDWTLGGRPFLTPRGRLVDVIGESIRSVTGIEPALSTSGGTSDGRFIADICPEVVEFGPVNATIHQANECIDIADLEPLAHIYQGALERLLK; translated from the coding sequence ATGGCGGGAAATCCGATCCTCGACCTGGCCTGCGAGCTGATCGCCCGGCGCAGCGTCACGCCCGACGATGCCGGTTGCCTCGATTTGATCGAGGACCGCCTCGCGCCCCTCGGCTTCAGCTGCGAACGCATCGATGCGGGAGGCGTTTCAAACCTCTGGGCGAGGCGTGGGAAGGCCGCGCCGCTGGTCTGCCTCGCGGGCCACACGGACGTGGTGCCGCCGGGGAGCGCGGCGCAATGGGCCTTCGATCCGTTCGCGCCGGCCGTGCGCGACGGCATGCTGGCCGGCCGCGGCGCCGCCGACATGAAATCCTCCCTGGCCGCCTTCGTCGTCGCCGTCGAACGGTTCATCGCCGCCCGGCCCGGCCATTCCGGCTCCATCGCCCTGCTGCTGACCTCCGACGAGGAAGGCGATGCGACGGACGGCACCGTGCGCGTCGTCGAGATTTTGCGCGCGCGCGGAGAGACCCTCGACCATTGCATCGTCGGCGAGCCGACGTCGGTCGAGCGCCTCGGCGACACGATCAAGAACGGCCGCCGCGGCTCTCTCTCGGGCCGGCTGGTCGTCCGCGGCGTCCAGGGCCATGTCGCCTACCCGGAAAGGGTCAGGAATCCCATCCACCAGGCCGCGCCCGCGCTGGCCGAACTCGCCGCCACGCGATGGGACGAGGGCAACGACTTCTTCCCGCCGACGAGCTTCCAGGTCTCCAACATCCACGGCGGCACCGGCGCCACCAACGTCGTGCCGGACGCGGTGGATATCCTCTTCAACTTCCGATTCTCCACCGCCAGCACCGCCGAGGGGCTCAAGTCCCGTGTCCTGGCCGTGCTGGACCGCCACGGCCTCGAATACGCGATCGACTGGACGCTCGGCGGACGGCCGTTCCTCACGCCGCGCGGCCGGCTGGTCGATGTCATCGGGGAATCGATCCGCTCCGTCACGGGCATCGAACCCGCGCTATCCACCTCCGGCGGCACCTCGGACGGCCGCTTCATCGCGGACATCTGCCCCGAAGTCGTCGAATTCGGCCCGGTCAACGCCACCATCCACCAGGCGAACGAATGCATCGACATCGCCGACCTGGAACCCCTCGCCCACATCTACCAGGGCGCGCTGGAGCGCCTGCTGAAATGA